CTTTGTCCGGCTCGTGTACGCCCGATACATCCAGCCACGTTACTGTCGATTCGTCACTCTCTAAAAACCGCTGCACGGCGACTTCGACGTCATCCTCATCGGAGACCTCGTGGAGGTCCGGTGCGTAGTTCGTAAGCCGGCAGGTTATCGGCGTTGACCGTTCCTCTCCGACGAACACGACGGATCCTGGGGCCAGACCTACCTTGTGTCGTCGCTTCTTGATCGGAAACAGGAGGCGATCGGCGGCGCGTCGTGTTCGAGAGGCCATAGGCATCAGCAGGGAAAGAAAGGACAGAGGGGGCCAGAGTATCGGGGTTTAGGCGCTAGGATGACGACGAGCTTGACGATGGGCTCGACGACGTGTCCTTCGTGTCCTTCTGCTTTTTCTTCTTCCGGGAGAACGTTTCGGCGGATGGTGATTCGAATGCGGAAGGGCCCGGTGTTGGGGTTGTTGATCCTTTGAGGTTCTTGATCTTCCGCCGATCGCGAATTCGTCCGGGCAGGGTGCTGAGTAGACCCGTGAGCACGCCCGTAGCGAACGTCACGATCAGCACGAGCGCTTTGGAGCCCTGCGTCTGGACGAACAAGAAATCGACGGCCATCGGATCGTCATTTTGCAGCGCAAATACGACCGTAAGAACAGCGAGAATGAGCGCAAAGACGAGTGCGAAACGCATGGTACTGGAAAAGGCTGTCTATCGGGACGGAGCGAGCGGGGACGCGGTACATCGAAATCAAGAATTGGACGCCGTGGATCGGTCAACGGCAACGGCACCGACGCTGCGACCTTTCCACGAGACGCGACCGGTCCAGTGGGAGATGGCAGAGTCGAGTTGCAGAGCGCTACCGAGAAGATAGGAGACGGGAGCGAGGAGCGCGAATAGGGGCGAAAATCGAGTCAGGCGGTCCGTCGTTCCTTTGAGCAGGAGCACACTCGCCAGAAATCCTGGATGCACGAATGGGGAGGCAACGAAGGTAAGGAAAAAGAACAAGTAGAGCCCGACGAATGATGCAGGGGAACCGCCGAGAATCAGATACGCATTTTTCCGAAATCCGCGCCAGGCATCTCCGAAGGTACTGTACATGTAGACGGTGATCTCATCGCGGACATCCAGCAGTGCCGGCGTAAACCCTTCCCGTTTGAAGTAGCGGCCGATCTCTACATCCTCGAGGACCTTGTTTTTGACCTCTACATGCGGCTCGTATGCGTGATACCGATCCGCATCGATCATCCAGCATTGGCCATTCAAGGCACCGAGCGAATCGATGCGTAGTGGGCGAACCAGCGGCCAGGGAAGTCCGGTGAGGATGGCGTTCGGCACGAGACTCACAAGAATCTGAGCGGCTCCCCGTAAACGCGGCAATCCGGTCGCAACGGTATCGTCCGGCAGGGCAGACTCGCGTTCCACGATGCGTCGGAGGGCGCCCGAATCGGCGAGCTCCGTGTCGGCATCGAGAAAGAGGTAGCGATCCCCCTCGGCGTGGGAGGCGGCAACGTAGCAGGCGTGCGGTTTGCCTAACCAGCCCGGCGGGGGACCCTCGCCGCGCACCGGTCGAAGACGATTATCGTTCGCGGCGGACAATACGTTCCACGTCGCGTCCGTCGAGCCATCATCGACAACAATGACTTCGAAGTGCTCGTAGTCCTGTTCGAGGAGCGAGGGGAGGAGGCGCCGGAGGTTCTCTTCCTCGTTCCGCGCCGGAATCAGGATGGAGACAAACGGCTCGATATCAGGCTGCTTGCGCGTCCGCTTCCGTCGCAGATAAATGATGTTGGCGAGAAGGGTGACCCAGATAAGAACGTGAACGCCGGCAAGATATGGGGCGATGAAGTCGGCGTAAGGGAGGGTCGGCATTAGAGAGGGAGTGGGGGCTGGGGCAAACGGCGGAGGCGGAACGAGATATGTTTATACGCTGGGAGGATCCGCCAGGAACTGGTCGTAGAGCGGAGGTGGGTTTTCGGCGAGGAGTTCGGTGCGCAGTTCGTCGGCTTCACGTGTCTGACCGTTTTCTTTCATGGCAAGCCAGAGCCAGCTTCTCGCTTCGATTCGAGAGATGCCGCAATCCGGGTGATGGTCTAGCGACTCGATAAGTGCGCGAAACACATCTACGGCAGCGGCGACGTCTTTGCCGGCAATTTCGGGGCGAAACATGAGGGACTGGCCTTTGACGAGGAGAACGAACGGTTCATCCGGATCGCGCTCTTCTGCCTCTTCCAGCCGACTCATCGAACGCCGGCCGTAGCGCATGGCCATGAAAAAGTTCGTTTCGCCTGCTCGGTACGCCCACAGACCGGAGAGAAGCGCAAGCTCTCGCGCGGAGGCGTCCGGCCCCAGTTCCTCCGGAATGTCATCAATCACATCTGTGTCCTCGGTGAGGGGATAGAGGCGATAGCGCGCCATCAGCGACTCGGCTCGCGTGTCCGACTCGGCAAGCATGTGCCGAAGCGCATCGGCATTCTGCTGTGCGTAGTGGGCCTGCGTGGAATCGGCGAACGTGAGGGACAAGGTCAGCAAAAGGGTTGCGATCATAGGGGCTTGAGGTAGCGCGCAAAGAGGGACGCAAAGCGTGAGAAGTCCCACACGTCGGTCGGGCTCGGCCGTCCGTTCAACAGGACGTGGTGTGGTGCTTCGGGCAACGTTTCACGAAGCGTATGCCAGAGTCGCGTTAAACGATCCCGTTCGTTTCCATCCGGTGCAGAATGAGGAGTGCCAGGAAGGAGGCAAGCCGTTGGATGTTTATCGCCCCAGAACGTAACGTCGATGGCGATCGGCCACCAGGTCGCTTCTGGATAGAATCGTGCGAGGCGTTGCGCGGCCCCTTCAGGAAACGGATGAATGCCCTCCGCCGGGGTGTGCAATTCGCCTTCCGGAAAGTACACCATCACGGTTCGTGGCGCCTCTCGAAATCTGCGGGCGGTCCTCCGAATGGTTGCGGCGCGGCGTCGCGAGTCGTCCGTTGGAAATGGCTGTGCCCCTACGGCAGCGAAAAAAGGGTAGCGATCCCATTCTTCCATCCAGATGGTCCCGGGGCGACCGAGAGCGTGTCGAAGGAGATACCACAGCAGATGCCCGTCGTAGAAGTGATGATGGTTTGCATACAAAATCACGGGTGATGTGTCCGGGAGCCCCTCGGTTGCTTTCGGAGGCGTCTCATCCATCCATGCGATACGTCGAAACGTCGACCGCAACTCGTATCGCATCAACGCCCGAACGGCGACCGTACCGAATCTCTTCAACAACAAACCGGGAGGTTGGGAAGGGCAGAAAGAATCACGACGAGGTTCAGTCGTGTCCGCTCAGGCGGCCACGTGTGGAGCTCGTGTTTTGAGCCGGTTTTTCCGTGCCTCGTAATTGTCGATCGCAACAAGAAAGAGCTTTCGCCCGAGGGAGGCGTACGCTCGGTGGTTCAGATTGTCGTAGCCGTTCGCGCGGACCTCATTCATAATCTCGCGATACATGCGCGCGGCTCCACGGATTCCAGTCCGGCACTTCCACGGCAGCGCGTCGATCCCGGAAAACCCCTCAAGGTACCGCCACTCCGCTTCCTCCATGATCGGTTCCAGTAGCTCGGAGTAGTTCGGAGGGACGGTGCCAGATTCTAGATCGTCTGGGTTCACGCCGTGGTCTTGCATCCACGTTGACGGCAGGTAGATCCGGTCCAGCCGGCGGGCGTCCTCGCCGACATCACGAAGAATATTCGTGATTTGCATTGCGATGCCGAGCTTCCGCGCCGGCTCCTCGAGTTCATCACGGTGGCGGTCATCGTCGACGAGGAACGGGAGCATCATTGCCCCAACGCTCCCACCAACCAGGTTAGAGTAGTAGATCAGATCATCGAGCGTGTCCACCGTTTCGCCCTCCAGGTCCCACCGAGCCCCGGCAATGAGTTCGTACAGTGGCTCTCGGTCGAGTTGGTACGTCTGATGGACCTCATGCAGTCGCCTCCAGAGGATGTTCTCCACAGGCGGGTTGCCGAGTAGCGTTTTGTCGAGGGCAGCGTTTAGTTCATCTAGTTCTCGGAGTGTTTGAGCAGCTCCGACCTCTAGCACCCGATCATCCGCGAGCGTATCGACCCGGCGGCAGAACAGATACAGAGTCGCGATGGGCATCTGCACCGAGCGCGGGAGGAAGCGCGTGGCCAGAGAGAACGTACGGGAATGGTGGCGAAACGACGTCCAGATCCACTGATCTTCGTCGGCGCGCGTATCTAGAGTTGCCGTAGACATATTCAGGCAGAAGGCTAGAGCATACAGTCGGACACGAACGGGTCACATACCACTCAGGCCTGCTGTGGCTGAGGCGTTTGAATCGTAGGCCGCCGCTTTCCGTGGAGATAGAGTACGATGAATGGAACGGCGGTGGCTAGCGTACCGACGAGAACGGCGAGGTACAGGCCTTCCAGTAAACAAATGCCGAGAGGAAACGCGCAGTTGACGATGTAAAGCCATGGAGCCCACTCGTTTGTTTCTTTGAGTCCGCCTCCGATGTACTCGTAACCAAAGATAATCACGAGCGAGACGACGAACCATCCAATCCAGTTCGACAACGGCATTCCGTAGTAAAATCCGTCGACGGCGTACGACCAGAACGGAACCTGCCCTTGGGTCATTGCAGGATCGAGCGACACGTCCCACAGCACCATATATACGGTTCCAACCAGCACCCCGGCCCAGCGCGAACTCACAACGCGTCGAGCAAGGTCAAAGGACACGACGGCCATCGCGAACCAGGAGGGCGGGATAAAATACGGCACGTGGTCGAACATTTTGGCTCCCAACCACTGCGTGTACTCGTAGCCTCCGAACGGAAGTGCGATGTCGTTCCAGGTCGCGAAACCCGTCGTTCCGATCAATTCGCTGCTTCCGCCGATCAGACAGCCCCATGCGATAAAGAACGTCATTCGCTTCCACCCCAGAGACGGTCCATACATCAGTACAGGCAGGATTGCCAGCATCGCCATGTACGTCCAGGTTGGCGTTTTGACCAGCTTATCGTAGATGGGACCGAAAACGCCCCAGGCCGACGGGAAGAGTTTCAGAAGGAGCATTCCCAGCAAGCTGAACACAACCGAGCCTACCAGTAACCAAAACCCAAATCGAAACAACTGGTCGATGGAGTCGCGGAAGCCCTGCGAGGCAGTATCCGTGGGCATACAGAATTGAAGGGTCGAGTGGGTGAAAAGTGAGGCGGCCGAATTGGGATGATGCGGAGGTGAGAGGATCGGCTGCCTTTCACAAGCAGCGTCCGATCGTGGGTTGAAAATCTACCGGACAGTTTGCTCCGAGTGAATGAACGTTTGTGGAAGGAGGTCCGGGAGGAGACGACTTACTTGCATCTGTTTTCGAGACGAGGGTTGTTAGGAGTAACCGAGTTCAGCTGTCCGTCCCAATCTGGCGTCCCTGCCTTACCCGATGATAGCCATCCGCCCGCCGGAGTATTTCCCGCGCTCCGCGTACATTTCGCTGATGCAACATGCAGATCACTTCGTGCTCGCGGACACGTTTCAATATAGTCGGCAATCGTTCCAGAACCGTAGCAAGCTCCGCAATCCAAACGGCTGGCAGTGGATTACTGTGCCGCTGCAGGGATACGCGTACGGCGAACCGATTCATCGGGTAAAGATCGATCACGATAATCGGTGGAAGGAGCGTCATTGGCGCTCTTTCATGTACAACTATCGTTCAACGATGTACTTCGAGTATTACGAGGATCGGTTTCGGCCGATGTTTGATGAGGAAGAATGGCCAACGCTTGCAGATCTGACGTGTCGCTCGGTCGAAGTGGAAGCGAAACTGATGCAAATCGACACGCCGATCATTCGGGCTTCTGAACTGAACGGTGCTCCGGCCTCGGTCGATGACATCCTCGCCACCATGGATGCAGAGGGCGAATCGCTTCTTTGCCTGCCCGATACCGCTGCCGTCAACGCAAAGACCGGACGCGACGTACACGTACTACAGTTTGACCTGGAACCATACCGCCAGAACTTCGAGGGCTTTGAGGCCGAGATGTCTGCGATGGATTTCGCCTTTAACTACGGCCCGGATGCCGCTGTCCGAATCGCCGATGCGGGGACCATTCAACCGTATGCGGACACTGCGTAGGTTCGCGGGGCGCGAGCTCCAACGACCGGCATCGCGCCCTCCGGCGTATCGCACCGAGCCGAAGCGGTTGCCCGTACCACGACGGACTTTCTTCGGTCCTACCTACCGCCTTTTTGTTTCGACGAAACGCCTTACATGATTCTACCGGATCACCACATTCGCCAGCTCGCTACCGACGCTTCCATGATCGACCCATTTGTAGATGGGCAGGTCCGCGAAGATGTCATCAGCTACGGCTTGAGCTCGTTCGGGTACGATATGCGGATCGCGACCGAATTTCGAGTGTTCACGCCGAACATCCACAACAGTGTCGTCGACCCGAAGCGCATCGATGAGCGGGCGATGGTGGAATACGAAACGGACGACCACATTCTCATCCCTCCGAACTCGTACGTGCTCGGTCGCTCCGTCGAGTATTTCCGCATGCCACCGGATGTGCTGGCGATCGTGCTCGGTAAGTCTACCTATGCGAGAAGCGGGATCATCGTTAACGTGACACCGCTCGAGCCGGGCTGGGAGGGACACGTGACGATCGAGATCAGCAACGCCACGCCGCTCCCGGCCAAGGTGTACGCGAACGAAGGGATTGCACAGGTGCTGTTCCTGCACGGGGAGACGCCGGAAGTCTCGTACGCCGATAAAAAAGGCAAGTACCAGCACCAGCGGGGAATCACGTTGCCGCGAATGGATAACGTGCAGAAACCCCATGCAAGGGGAGGGGACACCCAGTCGACCGGATGACTCGGACCTGTTTGTTTACCCCTTTCGAGGGAGCCGTCAACTCCCTCTTGCGTAGCAGTCACGTCGACGCGGCCTAATTTTTTCTGACAACGTTAGTAGCATGCCTCCTGAAGCCCCATCTCCCAAACAATCGACATCATCGTCGGGATGGTCTACGCGGCGTATCGTCGTCGCGCTCTTCTTCGTCGGACTGATCGTCGTCGTGACGTATAACGCGATCACCCAGTTTGCGGATCAACCCTACATGGAGGTGCCGCATGGGGATCACGTTCACTACGTGCCGAAGGATCGAGACGAGGACGTACCCATGAGCGACTTTCCGTCACAGAAGCCGGCTCCCAACGAACGTATTCTACCGGACGGTCGTGTTGTTCAGACCGGACCTCCACAGGAATAACCGTTGAGGTGTGTCGCACGACCTGAACAAGAACATCGAGGCTGCCTAAGATCTTCTTGTCAGCGTTGCGGCGAGACGCGGCAGCTCGCATTCTCTCATCAGCTTGATCAGGCGCTCGACGTGGGAGCCTCGAGGTCAGCGAGCTGGGTGAGCACCCCATCCAGTTCGGCGCGAAGATCATCGGTTGGAGGTATGATCGGAGGGCGTGTTCGAGTCCATGAGGTCTCTCCCGTTTGCATCGCAAGAAGGCACTTCAGCGCGGTAATGACCGGATATTGTGCGATGTCCATTCGAAGGTTCGAGAGGCGGTCCTGGTCGAGCTTGACGTCCTGACCGGCAACCGCGCCCGCATAGACCTTCCGTGCAAGTGGTGCGGTGACATTCACTGTAGCAGAAATGCACCCGGCACCACCTTCCGCTACGATCGGGGCGAGGAAGCGCTCTGTACCAGAGAAGATACGAAGATTCGGGAAAGAGTGGCAGAGTGCCTGCATGTGGTCCCACTCTCGACTGGAGTCCTTGACGCCAGCCACCTGCTCGCCGTGCGCGTCGATAAGGCGTTGAATGACGGGAAAAGAGATCTTGACGCCCGTCATGTCGGGAAAATGGTAGAAATAGAGCCGGAGCCGGTCGTCGTCCACGTCCCGGATAAGTGCATCGTACGCGGCAAACACACCGTCATCGGACACCACCGGGAAGTGAAACGGCGGCACAACGAGAACGCCCGCGACATTGTGGTCGGTCGCGTGAGCCGTTAGCTCCGCCGCATCCGGAAGCGGACATGCGCCTGTTCCGACGAGGAGGGACGCCGGATCTACACCCTGGCTTATGACGGCGTCGAGCGTTCGCTTGCGTTCCTCAACCGTAAAGGAGAGCCCTTCGCCGGTTGTGCCAAACAGGAGAACGAAGTCGCAGCCGTGGGTCTGTAGCCGCCGGACGTGCTCCGCGAGCAAGGTGGCATCAGGCCCTTTATCAGCGTTGATCGGAGTGCAGGCAGCTGCGATGACGCCGTGTGGTTGGGAGTCGGACATAATCTGTTGTGACGACGGGAGGAGATACGACTCGATCATCGATCGCGCGCTGATCAAAACATACGACGGAGAGCAACAACTTTTCAGGAACGATCTGAGTCGACGTTTTGCCGGAGCGTAACTCGATCTTTTGACCTTCGATTGTGCAGAACGTGGACACTTTCAGGAACCATCGTCTATATTAGTTGAGGCCCAGGCGATGTAATACGGTGCCTCCGCTGGGTGCCTCGATGTCTTTTTCTCCCATGTCCAATTTTTCCGAACGTATGGCTCGTCGATCGATCGGTTTTCTGGTGCTGTTTCTTGTTTTTATTGTGGCCGGTACCAGACCCGCGGAGGCTCGAGTCGTTCGCGTAGAGGTGGAGGAACGCACGGTGGTCAACGATGGCGAGTCGACCGGGCCGCATGGTCGATACGAGGTGCTTCGAGGGAAAATCTACTTCGCTTTCGATCCAGCGCACCCTCGCAACCAGGCGATCACCGATCTGGATCTTGCGCCGCGCAATGCAAAGGGTGAGGTGGAGGCATGGACGCGCTTCGTCTTGATGCAGCCGACCGTGGTGGAAATGCGCCGTGGGATCGGGCTTGTCGAGGTGGTCAATCGTGGGCGTCCGGCCGCGCTCCGATACTTTAATGACGCCAGCGCGCCGTTCGATTCCCTCGCCACCGACCCCGACGCACTCGGGGATCTGCTGCTCCTTCGTCAGGGGCTCACGATGATGTGGCTCGGCTGGCAGTGGGACGTTCCGCACGAGGAGGGACGATTCCGTCTGCATGTGCCGCGAGCATCGGAGCCCGACGGATCGCTGCTGACGGGACTCGTTCGCAGCGACTGGGTTGTCGAAGATACGGCATTTACGCTTCCGCTGTCGCACCGCGACCATGTTGCATACCCACCGATCCGCTTCGATCATCCGGATCACCTACTCACTGTGCGAACGGGTCGAAATGCGCCCCGCGAGGTCGTTCCGCGCTCTGACTGGAGTTTCGGGGTTGCAGAGGTGGATTCGGTGGGGACATCGCTCCAGCCGGATAGCACGCATATTGCGTCGGAAAAGGGGTTTCGCCCGGGTCGCATCTATGAACTTGTCTATCGCTCGTCGAAACCCGCTGTTGTCGGGCTGGGACTGGCGGCCATCCGTGACGCGGTGGCTTATCTCAAGTACGACACGCGCTCCGTCGCGCCGGTCGACCGCGTATTCGGGCTCGGGATCTCGCAGACGGGCCGCTTCCTCCGACAGTTTATCTACGACGGGTTTAACACCACCGAAGACGGCCGAATGGCGTTCGACGGTATGATGGTTCTGACCGCGGGCGCGGGGCGGGGCAGCTTCAATCATCGCTTTGCCCAGCCCTCGCGCGACGGGCACCGGTACTCGGCGTTCGCTTATCCGACGGACATCTTCCCGTTTTCGACGGCGACGCAGTTTGATTCTCTCGCCACTCAAAGCAACGGATTGGCGGCCCATCTCGAATCGGCTTCCCACATGCCGCGCACGATGTTCATCAATTCCGGATACGAGTATTATGGCCGGGCCGCGTCGCTCATCCACACGACGCCCGACGGTACGGCGGATGTTGCGCCTCTACCAAGCGAGCGCATTTATCACATCGCATCGGCGCAGCACGTCCCCGGGTCGCTCCCGGAGGCCGCCGCTCCAGACAGCGTCACGTTCGTCGAGGCTCACCCCGTCGATACCCGAACCGTTTATCGCGCGCTTCTGGTT
This DNA window, taken from Longibacter salinarum, encodes the following:
- a CDS encoding LapA family protein, with the protein product MRFALVFALILAVLTVVFALQNDDPMAVDFLFVQTQGSKALVLIVTFATGVLTGLLSTLPGRIRDRRKIKNLKGSTTPTPGPSAFESPSAETFSRKKKKQKDTKDTSSSPSSSSSSS
- a CDS encoding glycosyltransferase, with amino-acid sequence MPTLPYADFIAPYLAGVHVLIWVTLLANIIYLRRKRTRKQPDIEPFVSILIPARNEEENLRRLLPSLLEQDYEHFEVIVVDDGSTDATWNVLSAANDNRLRPVRGEGPPPGWLGKPHACYVAASHAEGDRYLFLDADTELADSGALRRIVERESALPDDTVATGLPRLRGAAQILVSLVPNAILTGLPWPLVRPLRIDSLGALNGQCWMIDADRYHAYEPHVEVKNKVLEDVEIGRYFKREGFTPALLDVRDEITVYMYSTFGDAWRGFRKNAYLILGGSPASFVGLYLFFFLTFVASPFVHPGFLASVLLLKGTTDRLTRFSPLFALLAPVSYLLGSALQLDSAISHWTGRVSWKGRSVGAVAVDRSTASNS
- a CDS encoding 1-acyl-sn-glycerol-3-phosphate acyltransferase, coding for MDETPPKATEGLPDTSPVILYANHHHFYDGHLLWYLLRHALGRPGTIWMEEWDRYPFFAAVGAQPFPTDDSRRRAATIRRTARRFREAPRTVMVYFPEGELHTPAEGIHPFPEGAAQRLARFYPEATWWPIAIDVTFWGDKHPTACLLPGTPHSAPDGNERDRLTRLWHTLRETLPEAPHHVLLNGRPSPTDVWDFSRFASLFARYLKPL
- a CDS encoding phytoene/squalene synthase family protein, which encodes MSTATLDTRADEDQWIWTSFRHHSRTFSLATRFLPRSVQMPIATLYLFCRRVDTLADDRVLEVGAAQTLRELDELNAALDKTLLGNPPVENILWRRLHEVHQTYQLDREPLYELIAGARWDLEGETVDTLDDLIYYSNLVGGSVGAMMLPFLVDDDRHRDELEEPARKLGIAMQITNILRDVGEDARRLDRIYLPSTWMQDHGVNPDDLESGTVPPNYSELLEPIMEEAEWRYLEGFSGIDALPWKCRTGIRGAARMYREIMNEVRANGYDNLNHRAYASLGRKLFLVAIDNYEARKNRLKTRAPHVAA
- the cruF gene encoding bisanhydrobacterioruberin hydratase CruF, yielding MPTDTASQGFRDSIDQLFRFGFWLLVGSVVFSLLGMLLLKLFPSAWGVFGPIYDKLVKTPTWTYMAMLAILPVLMYGPSLGWKRMTFFIAWGCLIGGSSELIGTTGFATWNDIALPFGGYEYTQWLGAKMFDHVPYFIPPSWFAMAVVSFDLARRVVSSRWAGVLVGTVYMVLWDVSLDPAMTQGQVPFWSYAVDGFYYGMPLSNWIGWFVVSLVIIFGYEYIGGGLKETNEWAPWLYIVNCAFPLGICLLEGLYLAVLVGTLATAVPFIVLYLHGKRRPTIQTPQPQQA
- a CDS encoding WbqC family protein produces the protein MIAIRPPEYFPRSAYISLMQHADHFVLADTFQYSRQSFQNRSKLRNPNGWQWITVPLQGYAYGEPIHRVKIDHDNRWKERHWRSFMYNYRSTMYFEYYEDRFRPMFDEEEWPTLADLTCRSVEVEAKLMQIDTPIIRASELNGAPASVDDILATMDAEGESLLCLPDTAAVNAKTGRDVHVLQFDLEPYRQNFEGFEAEMSAMDFAFNYGPDAAVRIADAGTIQPYADTA
- the dcd gene encoding dCTP deaminase, which translates into the protein MILPDHHIRQLATDASMIDPFVDGQVREDVISYGLSSFGYDMRIATEFRVFTPNIHNSVVDPKRIDERAMVEYETDDHILIPPNSYVLGRSVEYFRMPPDVLAIVLGKSTYARSGIIVNVTPLEPGWEGHVTIEISNATPLPAKVYANEGIAQVLFLHGETPEVSYADKKGKYQHQRGITLPRMDNVQKPHARGGDTQSTG
- a CDS encoding dihydrodipicolinate synthase family protein, which gives rise to MSDSQPHGVIAAACTPINADKGPDATLLAEHVRRLQTHGCDFVLLFGTTGEGLSFTVEERKRTLDAVISQGVDPASLLVGTGACPLPDAAELTAHATDHNVAGVLVVPPFHFPVVSDDGVFAAYDALIRDVDDDRLRLYFYHFPDMTGVKISFPVIQRLIDAHGEQVAGVKDSSREWDHMQALCHSFPNLRIFSGTERFLAPIVAEGGAGCISATVNVTAPLARKVYAGAVAGQDVKLDQDRLSNLRMDIAQYPVITALKCLLAMQTGETSWTRTRPPIIPPTDDLRAELDGVLTQLADLEAPTSSA
- a CDS encoding alpha/beta hydrolase domain-containing protein, with translation MARRSIGFLVLFLVFIVAGTRPAEARVVRVEVEERTVVNDGESTGPHGRYEVLRGKIYFAFDPAHPRNQAITDLDLAPRNAKGEVEAWTRFVLMQPTVVEMRRGIGLVEVVNRGRPAALRYFNDASAPFDSLATDPDALGDLLLLRQGLTMMWLGWQWDVPHEEGRFRLHVPRASEPDGSLLTGLVRSDWVVEDTAFTLPLSHRDHVAYPPIRFDHPDHLLTVRTGRNAPREVVPRSDWSFGVAEVDSVGTSLQPDSTHIASEKGFRPGRIYELVYRSSKPAVVGLGLAAIRDAVAYLKYDTRSVAPVDRVFGLGISQTGRFLRQFIYDGFNTTEDGRMAFDGMMVLTAGAGRGSFNHRFAQPSRDGHRYSAFAYPTDIFPFSTATQFDSLATQSNGLAAHLESASHMPRTMFINSGYEYYGRAASLIHTTPDGTADVAPLPSERIYHIASAQHVPGSLPEAAAPDSVTFVEAHPVDTRTVYRALLVAMTNWLDHGTPPPPSQYPTVLNDDLVPIENLSFPSIEGVDTPTDVHTAHRMDYGPKWERNRVITQQPPRMGTAFGTRIPQVDSIGNEQGGIRSVFVQAPLATITPWRLRTAAANNTGELADFFGGMIPLPRTPVERERASDPRPAISTLYPARDAYRARVREAADRLIEGGFLLTEDREDEMERAMALWDWIMAP